Proteins encoded in a region of the Saccharothrix ecbatanensis genome:
- a CDS encoding ArsR/SmtB family transcription factor gives MDEVFKALADVSRRRLLDSLNARNGQSLRELCAGLDMTRQSVSKHLAVLEAANLVTTMWRGREKLHHLNAAPINAIADRWIDQYARERVRTLHDLKRALESEHIPMGNPEFVYTTYINTTPERLWQALTDPAFTRRYWSGIALESDWQVGSPVLWQNAPTEEVKDLQQVVLEAEPYRRLSYSWHLFQPEHAEHFGWSEEKFAELLKEKRSKVTFEIEPAPADAAVKAVRLTVTHDDFDPGSVMYEAISGKLPGSGGWPELIANMKTLLETGDPLPPVW, from the coding sequence ATGGACGAGGTGTTCAAGGCGCTGGCGGATGTCAGCCGGCGGAGGTTGCTCGACAGCCTGAACGCCCGCAACGGCCAGAGCCTGCGCGAGCTGTGCGCGGGCCTGGACATGACCAGGCAGTCGGTGAGCAAGCACCTGGCCGTGCTGGAAGCGGCGAACCTGGTGACGACGATGTGGCGCGGCCGGGAGAAGTTGCACCACCTCAACGCGGCGCCGATCAACGCGATCGCGGACCGCTGGATCGACCAGTACGCGCGTGAACGGGTGCGGACCCTCCACGACCTCAAACGAGCGCTGGAATCGGAGCACATCCCCATGGGAAACCCCGAGTTCGTCTACACGACCTACATCAACACCACGCCGGAACGGCTGTGGCAGGCGTTGACGGACCCCGCTTTCACCCGCCGCTACTGGTCCGGCATCGCGTTGGAGTCGGACTGGCAGGTCGGGTCGCCGGTGCTGTGGCAGAACGCGCCCACTGAAGAGGTCAAGGACCTCCAGCAGGTGGTGTTGGAGGCGGAGCCCTACCGGCGGTTGTCCTACAGCTGGCACCTGTTCCAGCCCGAGCACGCCGAGCACTTCGGCTGGAGCGAGGAGAAGTTCGCCGAGCTGCTCAAGGAGAAGCGGTCGAAGGTGACCTTCGAGATCGAGCCGGCGCCGGCGGACGCGGCGGTCAAGGCGGTCCGGCTCACCGTGACGCACGACGACTTCGACCCGGGCAGCGTGATGTACGAGGCGATCAGCGGCAAGCTGCCCGGCAGCGGCGGCTGGCCGGAGCTGATCGCGAACATGAAGACCCTGCTGGAAACCGGCGACCCGCTGCCGCCCGTGTGGTGA
- a CDS encoding winged helix-turn-helix transcriptional regulator, which yields MATKRTYQQYCGLASGLDVVGERWTLLIVRELLMGPARYSDLLANLPGLGTNLLAERLKFLVGKGVIEQVDVRGTGAQLAYALTPVGEELRPVILGLARWGMEFVGELRAEDAVRPQWGFLAVEAMLDQRRASDLTESYEFQVDDEVFHIAVADGRASAVKGAAVEPVMRAKTDAATFVQIGGGRLTPLMAMVTGRLVLEGDMDAVVRCCELLGLETGAPASR from the coding sequence ATGGCGACCAAGCGGACCTACCAGCAGTACTGCGGCCTCGCGTCGGGACTCGACGTCGTGGGCGAGCGGTGGACCTTGCTGATCGTGCGTGAGTTGCTGATGGGGCCCGCGAGGTACAGCGACCTCCTGGCGAACCTGCCGGGCCTGGGCACGAACCTGCTCGCCGAGCGGTTGAAGTTCCTGGTCGGGAAGGGTGTCATCGAGCAGGTCGACGTGCGGGGCACGGGCGCGCAGCTGGCCTACGCGCTGACGCCGGTGGGCGAGGAGCTGCGCCCGGTGATCCTCGGCCTGGCCCGCTGGGGCATGGAGTTCGTCGGTGAGCTCCGGGCGGAGGACGCCGTGCGCCCGCAGTGGGGCTTCCTCGCCGTCGAGGCCATGCTCGACCAGCGCCGGGCGTCCGACCTGACCGAGAGCTACGAGTTCCAGGTGGACGACGAGGTGTTCCACATCGCCGTGGCCGACGGCCGGGCCAGTGCGGTCAAGGGCGCCGCGGTCGAGCCGGTGATGCGCGCCAAGACCGACGCGGCCACGTTCGTCCAGATCGGCGGCGGCCGACTCACCCCGCTCATGGCGATGGTGACGGGCCGGCTCGTGCTGGAAGGCGACATGGACGCCGTGGTCCGGTGCTGCGAGCTGCTCGGGCTGGAGACGGGCGCCCCCGCGAGCCGGTGA
- a CDS encoding winged helix-turn-helix transcriptional regulator codes for MVAGKRDYGQFCGLAAGLNVVGERWTLLVIRELLVSPARFNEMMDNLPGIGPNLLAERLRMLADAGVVEQLPVVGDGRGKLYQLTERGAELRTPLPALTRWGMAFLGEDDEDGVVRPKWAFLAIQAMVREDAVPDVHEVYEFRIGDEAFLIEVKQGEAAFASGGAADPDVVVVGDPRTFVRLGANVVTPFIAIATGRVRIEGDPDAIHRCTRMLGWSEVARSDLPVSNQAGFRNSP; via the coding sequence GTGGTCGCTGGAAAGCGGGACTACGGGCAGTTCTGCGGCCTCGCCGCCGGGCTGAACGTCGTCGGCGAGCGTTGGACGCTGCTGGTCATCCGCGAGCTGCTGGTAAGCCCGGCCCGGTTCAACGAGATGATGGACAACCTGCCGGGTATCGGCCCGAACCTGCTCGCCGAACGCCTCCGGATGCTGGCGGACGCGGGCGTGGTCGAGCAGTTGCCGGTCGTGGGCGACGGGCGGGGCAAGCTCTACCAACTCACCGAGCGCGGGGCCGAGCTGCGCACGCCGTTGCCGGCCCTCACCCGGTGGGGCATGGCGTTCCTGGGCGAGGACGACGAGGACGGCGTCGTCCGCCCGAAGTGGGCGTTCCTCGCGATCCAGGCGATGGTTCGGGAGGACGCGGTCCCCGACGTGCACGAGGTCTACGAGTTCCGGATCGGCGACGAGGCGTTCCTGATCGAGGTGAAGCAGGGCGAGGCGGCGTTCGCCTCCGGTGGCGCGGCGGACCCGGACGTGGTGGTCGTGGGCGATCCCCGGACGTTCGTGCGGCTCGGCGCGAACGTGGTCACGCCGTTCATCGCCATCGCGACGGGTCGGGTGCGGATCGAGGGCGACCCCGACGCGATCCACCGCTGCACGCGGATGCTGGGCTGGTCCGAGGTCGCGCGGTCGGATCTCCCGGTGTCGAACCAGGCGGGCTTTCGAAACAGCCCTTAG
- a CDS encoding homocysteine S-methyltransferase family protein, producing the protein MNGTTLLDGGVATELQRGGLVVRPPWWTTKTLITEANRTRLRDVHRRYLEAGAEVVTAATFRCNLRALRRMGLDAAGLAWMVHAAVGVAQSARREADRPDALVAASVAPVEDAYRPDLVPPDDELREEHRWLATELSRAGVDLVLIETVNTVREARVALAAARDAGLRAWVSFVCGDDAQLLSGESLGEAARAVEDGGAEAVLVNCTSLDRTERCLEVLRATCSGAIGAYPNLERRPAGHDEPPPTAVAPAEFAETLARWHDEHGARVLGGCCGSTPDHIAALRTALGLAGAHAS; encoded by the coding sequence ATGAACGGGACGACGTTGCTCGACGGGGGTGTGGCCACCGAGCTGCAACGCGGCGGACTGGTCGTGCGACCACCGTGGTGGACGACGAAGACGCTGATCACCGAGGCGAACCGCACCCGCCTGCGTGACGTGCACCGCCGTTACCTGGAGGCGGGCGCGGAGGTGGTGACCGCCGCGACGTTCCGCTGCAACCTGAGGGCGTTGCGGCGGATGGGCCTGGACGCCGCGGGCCTCGCGTGGATGGTCCACGCGGCCGTCGGCGTCGCTCAGTCCGCGCGTCGGGAGGCCGACCGTCCGGACGCGCTGGTCGCGGCATCGGTCGCGCCGGTCGAGGACGCCTACCGGCCCGACCTCGTGCCGCCGGACGACGAGCTGCGGGAAGAACACCGGTGGCTGGCCACCGAACTGTCCCGCGCCGGGGTGGATCTCGTGCTGATCGAGACCGTCAACACCGTGCGGGAGGCGCGCGTCGCGCTGGCCGCCGCCCGTGACGCCGGTCTGCGCGCGTGGGTGAGCTTCGTCTGCGGCGACGACGCCCAGCTGCTGTCCGGTGAGTCACTGGGCGAGGCGGCCCGTGCGGTCGAGGACGGGGGAGCGGAGGCGGTCCTGGTCAACTGCACGTCGTTGGACCGCACCGAGCGCTGCCTGGAAGTGCTGCGCGCCACCTGTTCGGGTGCGATCGGTGCCTATCCGAATCTGGAGCGACGTCCGGCCGGGCACGACGAGCCGCCACCCACCGCCGTGGCCCCGGCGGAGTTCGCCGAAACCCTGGCCCGCTGGCACGACGAGCACGGCGCACGGGTGCTCGGCGGTTGCTGCGGCAGCACGCCCGACCACATCGCCGCACTTCGCACCGCCCTCGGCCTCGCCGGAGCACACGCTTCGTGA
- a CDS encoding trans-sulfuration enzyme family protein, with translation MERRDANGGPRAMRFDTKLVHEGTRTHGATGDLVPPIHLSVTYDRFAQDPTRYYYGRGENPTRENLETCLAALEDARFAVAFSSGQAAGAAVLSLAPSGGRVVASDDVYSGTHTLFDLFRARGVRVDRTDLADPVAAAGALTDAVDLVWLETPTNPVMKIADIAAIAAAAHRHGAVVVVDGTFTGPALQQPLAEGADISLHSTTKFIAGHSDVLGGALVLDDPELRERLVGHRTAFGSVPGAFDCYLVHRGLKTLSLRVARQVSNARAVVDVLTASPAVGAVHYPGLPEHPAFTLAARQMSAPGSIVAFEYRGDVEALMRRTELFAAAVSLGGVRSLIEHPASMSHWSVPRAVRLAAGVTDGLVRLSLGIEDPADLVEDLTAALAVAAHAEGTRG, from the coding sequence GTGGAGCGACGTGACGCGAACGGCGGGCCGCGGGCGATGCGGTTCGACACGAAGTTGGTGCACGAGGGCACGCGCACCCACGGCGCCACCGGCGACCTGGTGCCGCCGATCCACCTCTCGGTGACCTACGACCGGTTCGCCCAGGACCCGACCCGGTACTACTACGGCCGCGGCGAGAACCCGACGCGCGAGAACCTGGAGACGTGCCTGGCGGCGTTGGAGGACGCGAGGTTCGCGGTGGCGTTCTCCTCCGGGCAGGCGGCCGGCGCGGCGGTGTTGTCGTTGGCGCCCTCGGGCGGGCGGGTCGTCGCGTCCGACGACGTCTACAGCGGCACGCACACGTTGTTCGACCTGTTCCGCGCCCGCGGGGTGCGGGTCGACCGGACGGACCTGGCCGATCCGGTCGCCGCCGCCGGGGCGTTGACCGACGCGGTGGACCTGGTCTGGCTGGAGACGCCGACCAACCCGGTGATGAAGATCGCGGACATCGCGGCCATCGCGGCGGCGGCCCACCGGCACGGCGCGGTGGTGGTCGTTGACGGCACGTTCACCGGTCCCGCGCTCCAGCAGCCGCTGGCCGAGGGCGCCGACATCAGCCTGCACAGCACCACCAAGTTCATCGCCGGCCACTCCGACGTGTTGGGCGGCGCGCTCGTGCTGGACGACCCGGAGCTGCGCGAACGGCTCGTCGGCCACCGCACCGCGTTCGGCAGCGTGCCGGGGGCGTTCGACTGCTACCTGGTGCACCGCGGGCTGAAGACGCTGTCGCTGCGGGTCGCGCGGCAGGTGTCGAACGCGCGGGCGGTGGTCGACGTGCTCACCGCGTCGCCCGCCGTCGGCGCCGTGCACTACCCGGGCCTGCCGGAGCACCCCGCGTTCACGCTGGCCGCGCGGCAGATGTCCGCGCCCGGCTCGATCGTCGCGTTCGAGTACCGGGGCGACGTGGAGGCGTTGATGCGCCGGACCGAGCTGTTCGCGGCGGCGGTGAGCCTGGGCGGTGTCCGTTCGCTGATCGAGCACCCCGCGTCCATGAGCCACTGGTCCGTGCCGCGCGCCGTGCGGCTGGCGGCGGGCGTGACGGACGGGCTGGTCCGGCTCTCGCTGGGTATCGAGGACCCGGCGGACCTGGTGGAAGACCTGACCGCCGCACTCGCGGTGGCCGCACACGCGGAGGGGACTCGAGGATGA
- a CDS encoding winged helix-turn-helix transcriptional regulator: MTDDDRQFCALAAGLDVVGDLWSMLLIRELLVAPADEDGLLDGIPGMDRALLCDRLDWLRANGVVEGDGEYRLTPLGRGLDGTLTVLARWGRGCTTQD; this comes from the coding sequence ATGACCGATGACGACCGCCAGTTCTGCGCGTTGGCCGCCGGACTAGACGTGGTGGGCGACCTGTGGTCGATGCTGCTGATCCGCGAACTGCTCGTGGCGCCGGCGGACGAGGACGGCCTGCTGGACGGCATCCCCGGCATGGACCGCGCCCTGCTGTGCGACCGGCTGGACTGGTTGCGCGCCAACGGGGTCGTCGAAGGCGACGGGGAGTACCGGCTGACCCCGCTCGGCCGCGGTCTGGACGGCACGCTCACGGTCCTGGCCCGCTGGGGCCGTGGCTGCACGACTCAGGACTGA
- a CDS encoding acyl-CoA thioesterase, with protein sequence MREYNFRHRVTFDETNVVGNVYFAHYLHWQGHCREAFLADHAPGVLADLRRGELVLVTVSCSMEYFAESFALDEIEIGMTLRGTHGNRVEMDYEFRRAGRLLARGNQSVSCLRRTEDGLRPVHVPDELADALRPYAAEVLT encoded by the coding sequence GTGCGCGAGTACAACTTCCGACACCGGGTCACATTCGACGAGACCAACGTGGTGGGCAACGTCTACTTCGCCCACTACCTGCACTGGCAGGGCCACTGCCGCGAGGCGTTCCTCGCCGACCACGCGCCAGGGGTGCTGGCCGACCTGCGCCGCGGCGAGCTGGTGCTGGTGACGGTGTCGTGCTCGATGGAGTACTTCGCGGAGTCCTTCGCGCTGGACGAGATCGAGATCGGCATGACGTTGCGCGGGACGCACGGCAACCGGGTGGAGATGGACTACGAGTTCCGCCGGGCCGGGCGGTTGCTGGCGCGGGGCAACCAGAGCGTGTCGTGCTTGCGCCGCACCGAGGACGGCCTGCGGCCAGTGCACGTCCCCGACGAACTGGCCGACGCGCTGCGGCCGTACGCGGCGGAAGTGTTGACGTGA
- a CDS encoding type I polyketide synthase, giving the protein MSPSEGVAIVGMACRYPDADSPTRLWETVLGRRRGFRRFPEQRLSSAYLGPADDPDRTCSTHAGLLRDWRFDRKRFGVPGPLHRAVDHVHWLALETAADALVDAGFPDGRGLDRDRVGVVLGNTMTGEFSRAAQLRLRWPFVRRAAAAALAGAGVDPGRAEHALSLLSDLVRTPFPVPGDESLAGALSNTIAGRICNHFDFHGSGYTVDGACASSLLSVMTASRALLDGDLEFALAGGVDLSLDPFELVGFARTGALAVDRMRVYDESPTGFLPGEGCGVVALMRAEDAERAGLRVYAVLAGWGTSTDGSGGLTRPRSHGQTLAMARAYRMAGIEPHHIELVEGHGTGTKVGDEVELTALSQIRGDGAHRAALGSVKANIGHTKAAAGVAGLIKATLAVHHRVLPPTTGVDSPHALLRRAGTPLRVLAEPEPWQTTTPLASVSSMGFGGVNAHVVLRGLPARPVDALPPRVVALSRRPHRDEILLLDAADADGLRERLDTVAALAPRLSTAELHDLAATTHAGRHVPGAVRCALVADTPDALHRAATAARDHLPGWDGRLVLDEPAGVVLASGPAPRVGLLLPGQAAPVRADLGPWAADLDVPTPYGVTIVDGARDTAVAQPAILRQSLAGLAWLDACGVRPVAAVGHSLGEISALVWAGALDPATGLGLAVARGRLMAEHGREGTTMAGIGTPPTEIDSLTEGLAVEVAGFNGPEQTTVAGPVEDVERLVTRAKSRGVAVTVLPVSHAFHSAAMDDVVEPLRAELAGVPFAQPSRPVFSTVTGRPLTSTTDLAALLVDQVTRPVRFTEAVRRLAERCELLVEVGPGATLADIVRTTVPDVPAISLDGTHPHRHAMATAALAACAAGDLDAWFAGRVHRPLDLDAGIELLANPCETVLPGMSELPVELPAEPLARQQTVLETPVDGEPLEVVRAHLSEVLELPLGSIQPGSTLLGDLHLNSLQVVQHVAAMAGLLGRTPPGAALSIVDSTVADIADLLAKQPSTTEETSDAPPAGIAQWVRAFEHRWTPFEPVGATTPPGDWTVDAPPGHWLDDVSLPGHGLAVWLEGEEPAEVARALALIAETRPSRLLVAHHGHPAAAAVGRSAAVELDDCAVTVVDVEGEALDARLVAATGYRELRVTEDGVEHVTTRAHHRGPDCDLPLGRGDVCLVTGGADGITGACGAALARRTDCTLVVLGRSAPDSPRVKAALSSLGDGIRAHYVQADVTDPADVARAVTAAGILGPVRGLLHGAGVNTPQRMGTVTAATLKQTLGPKVIGLRRLLDAAPGLRLVIAFGSIIGRRGLPGESEYCVANDWLRVEVERAAVERAAVELAQGGRADCRFHLLEWSLWSGIGMGERMGVVDGLAATGITPITAQDGPRAMMRVLADRDAPVTVLLTGRFPAGPTLAVAGPPPEPLRFIEDLPVRFAGVEAVVEASLSLGDDPYLDEHRIEGVPVLPAVVGLEAMAQAADAVTGERHGWAFEDVDLRSPVTVEERGSRLLRVLALHDGDDSVRVALRDETDGFGADRFTATVRDAAAQDRCFPPADDTGTHDTHPFYGPLLFHRGRFRRLLGYDLLSAFEVLARVRAEPDTTWFSEFHHQRLLLGDPGAHDAALHVLLACVPHRRALPVGADRFTVWRAPSGVLRVHAVERAHTADDYVFDLDVSDSTGAPVARWDALRLRAIGPTRWDEPLLVPLVGPLLSRRLIELDVAQHVELIVAGTDRPAPPGDHWTTATVDDHVLLARADRPVGIAWGTPTHAPATKADDEVVTCAAGKLDESVEVTAGRVAAGRAALAGLGGDRSAPLELDEITDDGLLVLSGAGAAVVVARPRVVGLGDPVIAIAVGGV; this is encoded by the coding sequence GTGAGCCCGTCAGAGGGGGTCGCCATCGTCGGCATGGCGTGCCGCTACCCCGATGCCGACTCGCCGACCCGGTTGTGGGAGACCGTGCTCGGCCGCCGCCGCGGGTTCCGCAGGTTCCCCGAGCAGCGGCTGTCCAGCGCGTACCTGGGCCCGGCCGACGACCCCGACCGCACCTGCTCGACGCACGCCGGGCTGCTGCGCGACTGGCGGTTCGACCGGAAGCGGTTCGGCGTGCCGGGGCCGCTGCACCGGGCGGTGGACCACGTGCACTGGCTCGCCCTGGAGACGGCGGCAGACGCCCTGGTCGACGCCGGTTTCCCGGACGGGCGCGGGCTCGACCGCGATCGCGTCGGCGTGGTGCTGGGCAACACGATGACCGGCGAGTTCTCCCGGGCCGCCCAGCTGCGCCTGCGGTGGCCGTTCGTCCGGCGTGCGGCGGCCGCGGCGCTGGCGGGCGCGGGCGTCGACCCGGGACGCGCCGAACACGCGCTCAGCCTGCTCTCCGACCTGGTGCGGACGCCGTTCCCGGTACCCGGTGACGAATCGCTCGCGGGCGCGTTGTCGAACACCATCGCGGGCCGGATCTGCAACCACTTCGACTTCCACGGCTCCGGCTACACCGTGGACGGCGCGTGCGCGTCCAGCCTCCTGTCGGTGATGACGGCGAGCCGCGCGCTGCTCGACGGCGACCTCGAATTCGCGCTCGCCGGTGGCGTCGACCTCAGCCTGGACCCGTTCGAGCTGGTGGGTTTCGCCCGCACGGGCGCCCTCGCGGTGGACCGGATGCGGGTCTACGACGAGTCGCCGACCGGGTTCCTGCCCGGTGAGGGCTGTGGTGTCGTCGCCCTGATGCGCGCCGAGGACGCCGAACGCGCGGGCCTGCGGGTCTACGCGGTGCTCGCCGGCTGGGGCACGTCGACCGACGGCTCCGGTGGGCTGACCCGACCCCGGTCGCACGGCCAGACGCTCGCGATGGCCCGCGCCTACCGCATGGCGGGCATCGAACCGCACCACATCGAGCTGGTCGAAGGCCACGGCACGGGCACGAAGGTCGGCGACGAGGTGGAGCTGACCGCGTTGTCGCAGATCCGGGGTGACGGCGCGCACCGCGCGGCCCTCGGGTCCGTGAAGGCCAACATCGGCCACACCAAGGCCGCGGCGGGCGTGGCGGGACTGATCAAAGCCACGCTCGCCGTGCACCACCGCGTGCTGCCGCCCACGACCGGGGTCGACTCGCCGCACGCCCTGCTGCGCCGCGCCGGCACACCGTTGCGCGTGCTCGCCGAGCCGGAGCCCTGGCAGACCACCACACCGCTGGCGTCGGTGTCCTCCATGGGTTTCGGCGGTGTCAACGCCCACGTGGTGCTGCGTGGTCTGCCCGCCCGGCCCGTCGACGCCCTGCCGCCCCGCGTCGTCGCGTTGAGCCGTCGTCCCCACCGTGACGAGATCCTGCTCCTCGACGCCGCCGACGCCGACGGGCTCCGGGAGCGCCTGGACACCGTCGCCGCCCTCGCGCCCCGGCTGAGCACGGCCGAACTGCACGACCTCGCCGCCACCACGCACGCCGGGCGGCACGTCCCCGGCGCGGTCCGCTGCGCGCTGGTCGCCGACACACCCGACGCGCTGCACCGCGCCGCCACCGCGGCACGCGACCACCTGCCCGGCTGGGACGGCCGCCTGGTGCTGGACGAGCCGGCGGGCGTCGTGCTCGCCTCCGGTCCCGCCCCGCGCGTCGGCCTGCTCCTGCCCGGCCAAGCCGCACCCGTACGCGCCGACCTCGGCCCGTGGGCGGCCGACCTGGACGTGCCCACCCCGTACGGCGTGACGATCGTGGACGGCGCGCGTGACACGGCCGTCGCCCAACCCGCGATCCTCCGCCAGTCCCTCGCGGGGCTCGCGTGGCTCGACGCGTGCGGCGTCCGACCCGTCGCCGCCGTCGGGCACAGCCTCGGTGAGATCAGCGCCCTGGTGTGGGCAGGCGCGCTTGATCCGGCCACCGGGCTGGGGCTCGCCGTCGCCCGCGGCCGGCTGATGGCCGAGCACGGACGTGAGGGCACCACGATGGCCGGCATCGGCACGCCGCCCACCGAGATCGACTCACTGACCGAAGGGCTGGCCGTCGAGGTGGCCGGGTTCAACGGCCCCGAGCAGACCACCGTGGCCGGTCCCGTCGAGGACGTCGAGCGGCTGGTGACGCGGGCCAAGTCGCGGGGCGTCGCCGTCACCGTGCTGCCGGTGTCCCACGCCTTCCACAGCGCCGCGATGGACGACGTCGTGGAGCCGTTGCGCGCGGAACTGGCCGGGGTGCCGTTCGCCCAGCCCAGTCGGCCGGTGTTCTCCACCGTCACGGGCCGCCCGTTGACGTCCACCACGGACTTGGCCGCGCTGCTGGTCGACCAGGTGACCAGGCCGGTGCGGTTCACCGAGGCCGTGCGCCGCCTCGCCGAGCGCTGCGAACTCCTGGTGGAGGTGGGGCCTGGCGCCACGCTCGCCGACATCGTGCGCACCACCGTGCCGGACGTCCCCGCGATCTCGCTGGACGGCACGCACCCGCACCGCCACGCGATGGCCACGGCCGCGCTCGCCGCGTGCGCCGCCGGTGACCTGGACGCGTGGTTCGCCGGTCGGGTGCACCGCCCGCTCGACCTCGACGCCGGGATCGAACTGCTCGCCAACCCGTGCGAGACCGTTCTTCCGGGCATGTCGGAGCTTCCGGTCGAGCTGCCCGCCGAACCGCTTGCGCGCCAACAGACCGTGCTCGAAACGCCCGTGGACGGGGAACCGCTGGAGGTCGTGCGGGCGCACCTCAGCGAGGTCCTGGAGCTGCCGCTCGGGAGCATCCAGCCCGGCAGCACGCTGCTCGGCGACCTGCACCTCAACTCGCTCCAGGTCGTCCAGCACGTCGCCGCCATGGCGGGCCTGCTCGGGCGCACACCACCGGGCGCCGCCCTGTCTATTGTGGACAGCACGGTCGCGGACATCGCCGATCTGCTGGCCAAACAGCCGTCCACGACCGAGGAGACGTCCGACGCGCCGCCCGCCGGGATCGCCCAGTGGGTGCGGGCCTTCGAACACCGGTGGACACCCTTCGAGCCCGTCGGCGCCACCACCCCACCCGGCGACTGGACCGTGGACGCCCCGCCCGGCCACTGGCTGGACGACGTCTCCCTGCCGGGGCACGGCCTCGCGGTCTGGCTGGAGGGCGAAGAACCCGCAGAAGTGGCCCGCGCGCTGGCGCTGATCGCCGAGACCCGACCGTCCCGCCTCCTGGTGGCGCACCACGGTCACCCCGCCGCAGCCGCCGTGGGCCGCAGCGCCGCCGTCGAGCTGGACGACTGCGCGGTCACCGTCGTGGACGTGGAAGGCGAGGCGCTCGACGCACGTCTCGTCGCCGCAACCGGCTACCGGGAGCTGCGCGTCACCGAGGACGGGGTGGAGCACGTCACCACGCGCGCGCACCACCGCGGCCCCGACTGCGACCTGCCGCTGGGCCGCGGCGACGTCTGCCTGGTCACCGGCGGCGCGGACGGCATCACCGGCGCGTGCGGCGCGGCCCTGGCCCGGCGGACCGACTGCACGCTGGTCGTGCTGGGTCGCTCGGCGCCGGACTCGCCGCGCGTCAAGGCCGCCCTTTCTTCGCTCGGCGACGGGATCCGCGCGCATTACGTGCAGGCCGACGTCACCGACCCGGCGGACGTGGCGCGCGCCGTCACCGCCGCCGGCATCCTCGGCCCCGTGCGCGGGCTGCTGCACGGCGCGGGCGTCAACACCCCGCAGCGCATGGGCACGGTGACGGCGGCGACCCTGAAGCAGACCCTCGGCCCCAAGGTGATCGGCCTGCGGAGGCTGCTCGACGCCGCACCCGGCCTGCGGCTCGTGATCGCGTTCGGCTCGATCATCGGCCGCCGCGGCCTGCCCGGTGAATCCGAGTACTGCGTCGCCAACGACTGGCTGCGCGTCGAAGTGGAACGCGCGGCGGTGGAGCGTGCCGCGGTGGAGCTTGCCCAAGGGGGGCGTGCCGACTGCCGGTTCCACCTGCTGGAGTGGTCGCTGTGGTCCGGGATCGGCATGGGGGAGCGGATGGGCGTCGTGGACGGCCTCGCCGCGACGGGCATCACGCCGATCACCGCGCAGGACGGCCCGCGCGCCATGATGCGCGTGCTGGCCGACCGCGACGCCCCGGTCACCGTCCTGCTCACCGGGCGTTTTCCCGCGGGGCCGACGCTCGCCGTCGCCGGTCCGCCGCCCGAGCCGTTGCGCTTCATCGAGGACCTGCCGGTCCGGTTCGCCGGGGTGGAGGCCGTCGTGGAGGCGTCGCTCTCGCTCGGCGACGACCCCTACCTGGACGAACACCGCATCGAGGGCGTGCCCGTGCTGCCCGCCGTGGTCGGTCTGGAGGCGATGGCGCAGGCCGCCGACGCCGTGACCGGTGAACGGCACGGGTGGGCGTTCGAGGACGTGGACCTGCGCAGCCCGGTGACCGTCGAGGAACGCGGTTCACGCCTGCTGCGCGTGCTCGCGCTGCACGACGGCGACGACAGCGTGCGGGTGGCGCTGCGCGACGAGACCGACGGCTTCGGCGCCGACCGGTTCACCGCCACCGTCCGTGACGCGGCAGCGCAAGACCGGTGCTTCCCGCCGGCCGACGACACCGGAACACACGACACACACCCGTTCTACGGGCCGCTGTTGTTCCACCGCGGCAGGTTCCGCCGGCTGCTCGGCTACGACCTGCTGTCCGCTTTCGAAGTGCTGGCGAGGGTCCGCGCCGAGCCGGACACCACCTGGTTCTCCGAGTTCCACCACCAACGACTGCTGCTCGGCGACCCGGGAGCGCACGACGCCGCGCTGCACGTCCTGCTGGCCTGCGTGCCGCACCGCCGCGCGCTGCCGGTGGGCGCGGACCGGTTCACCGTGTGGCGCGCCCCGAGCGGCGTGCTGCGGGTGCACGCGGTCGAACGCGCCCACACCGCCGACGACTACGTGTTCGACCTGGACGTCTCGGACTCGACCGGCGCGCCGGTGGCACGCTGGGACGCCCTGCGCCTGCGCGCGATCGGCCCGACCCGCTGGGACGAACCGCTGCTCGTGCCGCTCGTCGGACCACTGCTCAGCCGTCGGCTCATCGAACTGGACGTGGCGCAGCACGTGGAGCTGATCGTGGCGGGGACGGACCGGCCCGCGCCGCCCGGCGACCACTGGACCACCGCGACCGTGGACGATCACGTGCTGCTCGCCCGCGCCGACCGGCCCGTGGGCATCGCGTGGGGCACGCCGACGCACGCGCCGGCCACCAAGGCCGACGACGAGGTCGTCACATGCGCGGCGGGCAAGCTTGACGAATCCGTCGAGGTGACCGCGGGCCGGGTGGCCGCCGGTCGCGCCGCGCTGGCCGGTCTCGGCGGAGACCGCTCGGCGCCGCTGGAACTGGACGAGATCACCGACGACGGCCTGCTCGTGCTCTCCGGCGCGGGCGCCGCGGTGGTGGTGGCCAGACCGCGGGTCGTCGGTCTGGGCGATCCCGTCATCGCGATCGCCGTGGGAGGGGTCTGA